From Streptomyces fungicidicus, one genomic window encodes:
- a CDS encoding tripartite tricarboxylate transporter TctB family protein yields MTTPTTGPTDPTDPTDPTDPTNSTAPTGTPAAERRSWLRDHSELGVCALLLALGVLVLGDALTMDVDITQRGPVGPKTVPVVVGAGLLLVAALLAVDVLRGGRGQAESGEDVDLSEPADWRTVLLLTGVFLGFAVLIEPLGFPVAGALLFWGAAFVLGSRRLDRDPLIAAVISLVTYAVFNNLLGVPLPGGPLMGVL; encoded by the coding sequence GTGACGACCCCGACCACGGGCCCCACGGACCCCACGGACCCCACGGACCCCACGGACCCCACCAACTCCACCGCCCCCACCGGGACGCCCGCAGCCGAGCGGCGCTCCTGGCTCCGCGACCACTCCGAACTCGGCGTCTGCGCCCTGCTGCTGGCCCTCGGCGTGCTCGTCCTGGGCGACGCCCTCACCATGGACGTCGACATCACCCAGCGCGGGCCGGTCGGCCCGAAGACCGTGCCGGTCGTCGTCGGCGCCGGACTGCTCCTCGTCGCCGCCCTGCTCGCGGTCGACGTGCTGCGCGGCGGCCGGGGCCAGGCCGAGTCCGGGGAGGACGTCGACCTGTCCGAACCCGCCGACTGGCGTACGGTCCTGCTGCTCACCGGGGTCTTCCTCGGCTTCGCCGTCCTCATCGAACCGCTGGGGTTCCCGGTCGCCGGGGCGCTGCTCTTCTGGGGCGCGGCCTTCGTGCTCGGTAGCCGCAGACTCGACCGCGATCCGCTGATCGCGGCGGTGATCTCCCTCGTCACCTACGCCGTGTTCAACAACCTGCTCGGAGTGCCGCTCCCCGGCGGCCCGCTGATGGGAGTGCTGTGA
- a CDS encoding Gfo/Idh/MocA family protein, whose product MSLSPVRRRVAVVGTGAIVSGGHLPALRDHADRVELVAAVDVDQGRLDDFRASAGERVAGFTSMDAMLDAVRPDLVLIGTPPSLHREQTVAALKAGAWVLCEKPLCLSLAEYDDIAAAEEASGAYASVIFQHRYGSGAAHARELIRSGELGAPLVAHCQTTWYRDAAYYSVPWRGRWATEGGGPTMGHGIHQFDLMLHLLGEWEEVRAMAARLVHDTEGEDVSTALVRFRGGALATVVNTVLSPDEVSRIRVDCADATVELTHLYGHGNDDWVYTPARHVPGERVAAWRAPAKDVPSSHTAQLGAFLDAYDAGVRPPGSGAEARGTLEFAAALYKAAFTGRPVRAGEIGAGDPFHAAMHGGHPDWAPGEGV is encoded by the coding sequence ATGTCCTTGTCACCCGTCCGCCGTCGGGTCGCCGTCGTCGGCACCGGCGCCATCGTGAGCGGGGGCCATCTGCCCGCGCTGCGCGACCACGCCGACCGCGTGGAACTGGTCGCCGCCGTCGACGTGGACCAGGGCAGGCTCGACGACTTCCGCGCGTCCGCCGGGGAGCGGGTCGCCGGGTTCACCTCGATGGACGCGATGCTCGACGCCGTACGGCCGGACCTGGTGCTGATCGGGACCCCGCCGTCGCTCCACCGGGAGCAGACGGTGGCCGCGCTCAAGGCGGGCGCCTGGGTGCTGTGCGAGAAGCCGCTGTGCCTGTCGCTCGCCGAGTACGACGACATCGCGGCCGCCGAGGAGGCGTCGGGCGCCTACGCGTCCGTCATCTTCCAGCACCGCTACGGCTCCGGCGCCGCCCACGCGCGTGAACTGATCCGGAGCGGTGAGCTGGGCGCTCCGCTGGTCGCGCACTGCCAGACCACCTGGTACCGGGACGCGGCGTACTACTCCGTGCCGTGGCGGGGGCGTTGGGCCACCGAGGGCGGCGGGCCGACGATGGGGCACGGCATCCACCAGTTCGACCTGATGCTGCATCTGCTGGGGGAGTGGGAGGAGGTGCGGGCGATGGCGGCGCGCCTGGTTCACGACACCGAGGGGGAAGATGTCTCCACCGCCCTGGTCCGCTTCCGCGGCGGCGCGCTCGCCACGGTGGTGAACACCGTGCTCTCGCCGGACGAGGTGAGCCGGATCCGGGTCGACTGCGCCGACGCGACGGTCGAGCTCACTCATTTGTACGGGCACGGCAACGACGACTGGGTCTACACCCCGGCGCGGCACGTTCCGGGTGAGCGCGTCGCGGCCTGGCGCGCTCCCGCGAAGGACGTGCCCAGCTCGCACACGGCTCAGCTGGGTGCTTTCCTCGACGCGTACGACGCCGGGGTGAGGCCGCCGGGCAGCGGGGCGGAGGCACGGGGGACGCTGGAATTCGCCGCCGCGCTGTACAAGGCCGCGTTCACCGGGCGGCCGGTGCGGGCCGGTGAGATCGGTGCGGGGGATCCGTTCCATGCGGCGATGCACGGCGGGCATCCCGACTGGGCGCCCGGGGAGGGCGTATGA
- a CDS encoding heavy metal translocating P-type ATPase: MTVRTAGAEAEVELAIGGMTCASCAARIEKKLNRMEGVTATVNYATEKARVSYGGEVTVPDLIATVEATGYTARQPAPPDEPADGGTPEPDELLPLRQRLITAVVLAVPVIAMAMVPALQFEYWQWLSLTLAAPVVTYAAWPFHRAAFTNARHGAATMDTLISVGTSAAFLWSLWALFLGTAGTPGMTHPFELTIARGDGAGNIYLEAAAGVTAFILAGRYFEARAKRKAGAALRALLELGAKDVTVLTSDGGEKTVPVAELRTGDRFLVRPGEKIATDGTVVEGSSAVDASMLTGESVPVEVAAGNPVTGATVNVGGRLVVEATRVGGDTQLARMAQLVEDAQNGKAAAQRLADRISAVFVPVVIALALGTLGFWLGNGAGLTAAFTAAVAVLIIACPCALGLATPTALMVGTGRGAQLGILIKGPEVLESTRRVDTVVLDKTGTVTTGRMTLLAVHTSAGTDETEVLRLAGALEHSSEHPIARAVADGAREKAGPLPTPEDFANVPGLGVQGVVEGHAVLVGREGLLREWALELPEDLRRARERAEAAGHTAVLAAWDGEARAVLEIADAVKETSPEAIRRLRALGLRPVLLTGDNEAVARSVAREVGIEEVIAEVLPQDKVDVVKRLQAEGRSVAMVGDGVNDAAALAQADLGLAMGTGTDAAIEAGDLTLVRGDLRAAADAIRLARRTLGTIRSNLFWAFAYNVAALPLAAAGLLNPMIAGAAMAFSSVFVVGNSLRLRTFRAG, from the coding sequence ATGACCGTCCGTACAGCAGGCGCCGAGGCAGAAGTGGAGCTCGCCATCGGCGGAATGACCTGCGCCTCGTGCGCAGCGCGGATCGAGAAGAAGCTCAACCGCATGGAGGGGGTCACCGCCACCGTCAACTACGCCACCGAGAAGGCCAGGGTCAGCTACGGCGGCGAGGTCACCGTCCCCGACCTGATCGCCACCGTCGAGGCCACCGGGTACACGGCCCGGCAGCCCGCGCCACCCGACGAACCGGCCGACGGCGGGACACCCGAACCGGACGAGCTTCTGCCGCTCAGGCAGCGGCTGATCACGGCCGTGGTCCTCGCCGTGCCCGTCATAGCGATGGCCATGGTCCCCGCGCTGCAGTTCGAGTACTGGCAGTGGCTGTCGCTGACGCTGGCCGCGCCGGTCGTGACGTACGCGGCCTGGCCCTTCCACCGGGCCGCCTTCACCAACGCCCGGCACGGCGCGGCGACCATGGACACGCTGATCTCGGTCGGCACATCGGCCGCGTTCCTGTGGTCGCTGTGGGCGCTGTTCCTCGGCACCGCGGGCACGCCCGGAATGACCCACCCCTTCGAGCTGACCATCGCCCGCGGTGACGGCGCCGGGAACATCTACCTGGAGGCGGCGGCCGGCGTGACCGCCTTCATCCTGGCCGGACGGTACTTCGAGGCACGCGCCAAGCGGAAGGCCGGCGCGGCCCTGCGGGCGCTGCTGGAGCTGGGCGCGAAGGACGTCACGGTGCTGACGTCCGACGGCGGGGAGAAGACGGTCCCGGTGGCCGAGTTGCGCACCGGCGACCGCTTCCTGGTGCGCCCCGGCGAGAAGATCGCGACCGACGGCACCGTCGTGGAGGGCTCCTCGGCGGTGGACGCCTCGATGCTCACCGGTGAGTCCGTGCCGGTGGAGGTGGCCGCCGGGAACCCGGTCACCGGCGCCACGGTCAACGTCGGCGGCCGGCTCGTCGTGGAGGCCACGCGGGTCGGCGGCGACACCCAGCTGGCCCGCATGGCACAGCTCGTGGAGGACGCGCAGAACGGCAAGGCCGCCGCGCAGCGGCTCGCCGACAGGATCTCCGCCGTGTTCGTGCCCGTCGTCATCGCCCTCGCCCTGGGCACCCTCGGTTTCTGGCTCGGCAACGGGGCGGGCCTCACGGCCGCGTTCACCGCCGCCGTGGCGGTCCTGATCATCGCGTGCCCCTGCGCCCTCGGGCTCGCCACGCCCACAGCCCTGATGGTCGGCACCGGACGCGGCGCCCAGCTCGGCATCCTGATCAAGGGCCCTGAGGTGCTGGAGTCCACCCGCCGGGTCGACACGGTGGTCCTCGACAAGACGGGCACGGTGACCACGGGCCGGATGACGCTGCTGGCCGTGCACACCTCCGCCGGCACCGACGAGACCGAGGTGCTGCGGCTGGCGGGCGCACTGGAGCACAGCTCGGAGCACCCGATCGCGCGGGCCGTCGCCGACGGCGCGCGGGAGAAGGCGGGCCCGCTGCCCACCCCGGAGGACTTCGCGAACGTGCCCGGGCTCGGCGTCCAGGGCGTCGTCGAGGGCCACGCGGTCCTCGTCGGCCGGGAGGGACTGCTCCGGGAGTGGGCGCTGGAGCTGCCCGAGGACCTGAGGCGGGCCAGGGAGCGGGCCGAGGCGGCCGGGCACACCGCCGTACTGGCCGCCTGGGACGGTGAGGCGCGTGCGGTGCTGGAGATCGCCGACGCGGTGAAGGAGACCAGCCCCGAGGCGATCCGCCGGCTGCGCGCGCTCGGTCTGCGCCCGGTCCTGCTGACCGGGGACAACGAGGCGGTGGCCCGGTCCGTCGCCCGCGAGGTGGGCATCGAGGAGGTCATCGCCGAGGTGCTGCCGCAGGACAAGGTGGACGTCGTCAAGCGGCTGCAGGCGGAGGGCCGTTCGGTCGCCATGGTCGGCGACGGGGTGAACGACGCGGCGGCGCTCGCACAGGCCGACCTGGGCCTGGCCATGGGCACCGGCACGGACGCCGCGATCGAGGCCGGCGACCTGACCCTGGTCCGCGGGGACCTGCGGGCCGCGGCGGACGCCATCCGGCTCGCCCGCCGCACCCTCGGCACGATCCGGTCCAACCTCTTCTGGGCCTTCGCCTACAACGTCGCCGCCCTGCCGCTCGCCGCGGCCGGACTGCTCAACCCGATGATCGCCGGAGCGGCGATGGCGTTCTCCTCGGTCTTCGTGGTCGGCAACTCGCTGCGCCTGCGAACCTTCCGGGCCGGCTGA
- a CDS encoding tripartite tricarboxylate transporter permease, which yields MNALNSLMDGFGTALTPLNLLWAAVGVLLGTAIGVLPGIGPAMAVALLLPVTYGLDPIGAFIMFAGIYYGAMFGGSTTSILLNTPGESAAVVAAMEGNPMAKSGRGAQALAAAAIGHFAGGMVGTILLVALAPTVADLAVDIGAPDYFAIMVLAFIAVTSVLGSSRIRGLASLLIGLTIGLVGLDQMTGQQRLTFGSLQLADGVDVVIVAVGLFAIGEALWVAAHLRRRPPDPIPVGRPWLGRADLRRTWKSWARGPFIGFPFGAIPAGGAEIPTFLSYVTEKRLSKHKDEWGKGAIEGVAGPESAASASAAGTLVSMLTLGLPTTAVAAVMLAAFQQYGIQPGPLLFEREPDLVWGLIASLFVGMVLLLALNLPLAPVWAKLLRVPRPYLYAGIMFFAAVGAYAVGGEVIDLVILLIIGLIGFGMRRYGLPVLPAVIGVILGPAAEQQLRRALQISDGSVSGLVDTPFSVIVYAVVVLLLAWPLVRRALPRKGAGT from the coding sequence ATGAACGCCCTCAACTCCCTCATGGACGGCTTCGGTACCGCCCTCACCCCGCTCAACCTGCTCTGGGCCGCCGTGGGCGTGCTGCTCGGCACGGCGATCGGCGTGCTGCCCGGCATCGGCCCGGCGATGGCGGTGGCGCTGCTGCTGCCGGTGACGTACGGACTCGATCCGATCGGCGCGTTCATCATGTTCGCCGGGATCTACTACGGCGCGATGTTCGGCGGTTCGACCACCTCCATCCTGCTGAACACTCCCGGCGAGAGCGCGGCCGTGGTCGCGGCCATGGAGGGCAACCCCATGGCCAAGTCGGGGCGCGGCGCCCAGGCCCTCGCGGCCGCCGCGATCGGGCACTTCGCGGGCGGTATGGTCGGCACGATCCTGCTGGTGGCGCTGGCGCCGACGGTCGCGGACCTGGCGGTGGACATCGGCGCCCCGGACTACTTCGCCATCATGGTGCTGGCGTTCATCGCGGTGACGTCGGTGCTCGGTTCGTCCCGGATCCGGGGCCTGGCCTCGCTGTTGATCGGGCTGACGATCGGTCTGGTCGGCCTGGACCAGATGACCGGTCAGCAGCGGCTGACGTTCGGCTCGCTGCAACTCGCCGACGGCGTCGACGTGGTGATCGTCGCCGTGGGCCTGTTCGCGATCGGTGAGGCGCTGTGGGTGGCCGCGCATCTGCGGCGCAGGCCGCCGGACCCGATCCCGGTGGGCCGGCCGTGGCTGGGGCGCGCCGATCTGAGGCGCACCTGGAAGTCCTGGGCGCGCGGCCCGTTCATCGGATTCCCGTTCGGGGCGATCCCGGCGGGCGGCGCGGAGATCCCGACCTTCCTGTCGTACGTCACGGAGAAGCGGCTGTCGAAGCACAAGGACGAGTGGGGCAAGGGCGCCATCGAGGGGGTCGCGGGCCCCGAGTCGGCCGCGTCGGCCTCGGCGGCGGGCACGCTGGTGTCGATGCTGACCCTGGGCCTGCCGACCACGGCGGTCGCGGCGGTGATGCTGGCGGCGTTCCAGCAGTACGGCATCCAGCCGGGCCCGCTGCTCTTCGAACGGGAACCGGACCTGGTGTGGGGTCTGATCGCCTCGCTGTTCGTCGGCATGGTGCTGCTGCTCGCCCTCAACCTGCCGCTGGCCCCGGTGTGGGCGAAGCTGCTGCGCGTCCCGCGGCCGTACCTGTACGCGGGGATCATGTTCTTCGCGGCGGTGGGCGCGTACGCGGTCGGCGGTGAGGTGATCGACCTGGTGATCCTGCTGATCATCGGTCTGATCGGGTTCGGCATGCGGCGGTACGGACTGCCGGTGCTGCCGGCCGTCATCGGGGTCATCCTCGGTCCGGCCGCCGAACAGCAGTTGCGCCGCGCGCTGCAGATCAGCGACGGCAGCGTCTCGGGTCTGGTCGACACCCCGTTCTCGGTGATTGTTTACGCGGTCGTCGTGCTGCTGCTGGCGTGGCCGCTGGTGCGCAGGGCGCTGCCCCGGAAGGGCGCGGGGACCTGA
- a CDS encoding Bug family tripartite tricarboxylate transporter substrate binding protein, giving the protein MRLRTPLALLGAAVLVLVGPPLLTTGSGADAGTQIPGLRFMVPNSPGGGYDITARTAAKNAEDAGLTHTIEVFNLPGAGGTVGLSRLVSEHGNGKLAMSMGLGVVGAVRSNDAPKTLADTTPIARLTEEQDVVVVAKDSPYKTIGDLIGAWKENPGKHPVGGGSSPGGPDHLAPMLMARAAGIPPKEVNYIPFDGGGELLASILGNKVAFGVSGVGEYLDQIRSGELRLLAVTGPERVAGLDAPTLQEAGYEVSFTNWRGIVAPPGLTDAERDKLVRLVRELHDSDEWRESMKRNGWDDAFLTGEKFGAFLDAEDKRVVSVLKELGL; this is encoded by the coding sequence GTGCGCCTGCGCACACCCCTCGCCCTGCTCGGGGCCGCCGTGCTCGTACTCGTGGGCCCGCCGCTGCTCACGACGGGCAGCGGCGCCGACGCCGGCACGCAGATCCCCGGTCTGCGCTTCATGGTTCCCAACTCGCCGGGCGGCGGCTACGACATCACGGCCCGGACGGCCGCGAAGAACGCCGAGGACGCCGGACTCACCCACACCATCGAGGTGTTCAACCTGCCCGGCGCCGGCGGCACCGTGGGCCTGAGCCGGCTGGTGAGCGAGCACGGCAACGGCAAGCTCGCCATGTCGATGGGCCTGGGCGTGGTCGGCGCCGTCCGTTCCAACGACGCGCCGAAGACCCTGGCGGACACCACCCCGATCGCCCGGCTCACCGAGGAGCAGGACGTCGTCGTGGTCGCCAAGGACTCCCCGTACAAGACGATCGGCGATCTGATCGGCGCCTGGAAGGAGAACCCCGGCAAGCACCCGGTGGGCGGCGGCTCCTCCCCCGGCGGTCCCGACCACCTCGCGCCGATGCTGATGGCACGGGCCGCCGGGATCCCCCCGAAGGAGGTCAACTACATCCCCTTCGACGGCGGCGGCGAACTGCTCGCCTCGATCCTCGGGAACAAGGTCGCCTTCGGTGTCTCCGGCGTCGGCGAGTACCTCGACCAGATCAGGTCCGGTGAGCTGCGCCTGCTCGCGGTCACCGGCCCGGAGCGGGTCGCCGGCCTCGACGCGCCGACGCTCCAGGAGGCGGGCTACGAGGTGAGTTTCACCAACTGGCGCGGCATCGTCGCTCCGCCCGGCCTCACCGACGCCGAGCGCGACAAGCTCGTACGCCTGGTGCGGGAGCTGCACGACTCGGACGAGTGGCGGGAGTCGATGAAGCGCAACGGCTGGGACGACGCCTTCCTGACCGGCGAGAAGTTCGGCGCGTTCCTGGACGCCGAGGACAAGCGCGTGGTCTCGGTACTGAAGGAGCTCGGACTGTGA
- a CDS encoding phosphatase PAP2 family protein: MSEPPTTDQDVTRPLTTPVPPADGLRRVASAVLGDLRAVDGALYAAVAATPTPTLDRALRRLSHTADHSKISFAIAGALALCGARPRRAALAGVGAVAVASASANLLGKRLVRRARPDREAARVTLDRHVPMPTSASFPSGHTASAVAFATAVGTVLPAASVPLGALACAVGYSRVHTGVHYPGDVAAGAILGIASAATALAVATAQLPASFVPGGVRRVLRSGGA; this comes from the coding sequence ATGAGCGAGCCGCCCACCACCGACCAGGACGTCACCCGTCCGCTCACCACGCCGGTACCGCCCGCCGACGGGTTGCGCAGGGTCGCCTCCGCGGTGCTCGGCGACCTCCGGGCCGTGGACGGCGCCCTGTACGCGGCGGTCGCCGCCACGCCGACGCCGACCCTGGACCGCGCCCTGCGCCGGCTCTCCCACACGGCCGACCACTCCAAGATCTCCTTCGCCATCGCCGGCGCGCTCGCCCTGTGCGGGGCCCGGCCGCGGCGGGCGGCGCTCGCCGGTGTGGGGGCCGTCGCGGTGGCGTCGGCGTCGGCCAATCTGCTGGGCAAGCGGCTGGTCCGGCGGGCGCGGCCGGACCGGGAGGCGGCGCGGGTGACCCTGGACCGGCATGTGCCGATGCCGACGTCGGCGTCGTTCCCCTCGGGGCACACGGCGTCGGCGGTCGCGTTCGCCACGGCGGTGGGTACGGTGCTGCCCGCGGCGTCGGTGCCGTTGGGGGCGTTGGCCTGTGCGGTGGGGTACTCCCGTGTGCACACCGGTGTGCACTATCCGGGGGATGTGGCGGCCGGGGCGATTCTGGGCATCGCCAGCGCCGCGACCGCGCTGGCTGTGGCGACGGCGCAGTTGCCGGCGTCGTTCGTGCCCGGTGGGGTGCGGCGGGTACTGCGGAGCGGAGGGGCTTGA
- a CDS encoding glycoside hydrolase family 15 protein, whose translation MDGTAEERDVSGARGYVPIADHGLIGDLRSVALVGTDGTIDWYCCPSFDAPSVFGAILDAGRGGCFELAAAVPARTKQFYFPDTNVLITRFFTEDGVGEVQDFMPVGGTPADEARHRLIRRVLCVRGSLPFRTLVAPRFDYGSRPHTLRLTGGVAVFDSAELSLALTATVPMEAEGADVRAEFKLSEGETAVFALDLVGPQTPPDGCECGEAERQFGVTVAYWRRWLSSSRYRGRWREMVHRSALTLKLLTYAPTGAIVAAPTTSLPEQFGGERNWDYRYVWVRDAAFCVYALLRLGFTEEAEAFMGFVSRHISPGDGRTSGPLQIMYGIDGRTDLPERVLGHLEGHHGSAPVRVGNAAADQLQLDIYGALIDSVYLYDKWAEPISSEQWDHVTALVDWVCAHWDQPDQGIWETRGGRKNFLYSRLMCWVAIERAIRMANRRGLPADLPRWRSSRDAVYRRIMSRGWSESRRAFVQHEDGETLDAALLMMPLSKFIAPTDPKWLSTLDSLTEDLVSDSLVYRYDPLVSPDGLHGEEGTFSICSFWYVEALTRAGRLDEAALAFEKMLTYGNHLGLYAEEIGHTGEQRGNFPQAFTHLGLISAAFNLDRALG comes from the coding sequence ATGGACGGGACGGCCGAGGAGCGGGACGTGTCCGGGGCGCGCGGGTACGTGCCGATCGCCGACCACGGGCTGATCGGCGATCTGCGCAGTGTGGCGCTGGTGGGCACCGACGGCACCATCGACTGGTACTGCTGCCCGTCCTTCGACGCCCCGAGCGTGTTCGGCGCCATCCTGGACGCCGGGCGGGGCGGCTGCTTCGAGCTCGCGGCGGCCGTGCCGGCCCGTACCAAGCAGTTCTACTTCCCCGACACCAACGTCCTGATCACCCGCTTCTTCACCGAGGACGGGGTCGGTGAGGTGCAGGACTTCATGCCGGTCGGCGGCACCCCGGCCGACGAGGCCCGGCACCGGCTGATCCGGCGGGTGCTGTGCGTACGCGGCTCCCTGCCGTTCCGGACGCTGGTGGCGCCGCGCTTCGACTACGGCTCCCGGCCCCACACCCTGCGGCTCACCGGCGGTGTCGCGGTCTTCGACTCCGCGGAACTGTCCCTGGCGCTGACGGCGACCGTCCCGATGGAGGCCGAAGGGGCCGACGTGCGGGCGGAGTTCAAGCTGTCCGAGGGGGAGACCGCGGTGTTCGCCCTGGACCTGGTCGGACCTCAGACGCCTCCGGACGGGTGCGAGTGCGGTGAGGCGGAACGGCAGTTCGGCGTGACGGTGGCGTACTGGAGGCGGTGGCTGTCCTCCTCGCGGTACCGGGGCCGCTGGCGGGAGATGGTGCACCGCAGCGCCCTCACCCTGAAGCTGCTCACCTACGCCCCGACCGGGGCGATCGTGGCGGCGCCGACGACCAGTCTGCCCGAGCAGTTCGGCGGGGAACGCAACTGGGACTACCGGTACGTGTGGGTGCGCGACGCGGCGTTCTGCGTGTACGCGCTGCTGCGGCTGGGCTTCACGGAGGAGGCCGAGGCGTTCATGGGCTTCGTCTCCCGGCACATCAGCCCCGGCGACGGCAGGACGTCCGGTCCCCTGCAGATCATGTACGGCATCGACGGCCGCACCGATCTGCCCGAGCGGGTGCTCGGGCATCTGGAGGGCCATCACGGCTCGGCTCCGGTCCGCGTCGGCAACGCGGCGGCCGACCAGCTGCAGCTCGACATCTACGGGGCGCTGATCGACTCCGTCTACCTCTACGACAAGTGGGCCGAGCCCATCTCCAGCGAGCAGTGGGACCATGTGACGGCGCTGGTCGACTGGGTGTGCGCGCACTGGGACCAGCCCGACCAGGGCATCTGGGAGACGCGCGGCGGGCGGAAGAACTTCCTGTACTCGCGGCTGATGTGCTGGGTGGCGATCGAGCGGGCCATCCGGATGGCCAACCGGCGCGGCCTGCCCGCCGATCTGCCCCGCTGGCGGTCGAGCCGCGACGCCGTCTACCGGCGGATCATGAGCCGGGGCTGGTCCGAGTCGCGCCGGGCGTTCGTGCAGCACGAGGACGGGGAGACGCTGGACGCGGCGCTGCTGATGATGCCGCTGTCGAAGTTCATCGCGCCGACCGACCCGAAGTGGCTGTCCACGCTCGACTCGCTCACCGAGGACCTGGTGTCCGACTCGCTGGTGTACCGCTACGACCCGCTGGTGAGCCCCGACGGACTGCACGGCGAGGAAGGCACGTTCTCCATCTGCTCGTTCTGGTACGTCGAGGCGCTGACGAGGGCCGGCCGGCTCGACGAGGCGGCCCTCGCCTTCGAGAAGATGCTGACGTACGGCAACCATCTCGGCCTGTACGCCGAGGAGATCGGCCACACCGGCGAGCAACGGGGCAACTTCCCCCAGGCGTTCACGCATCTCGGGCTGATCAGCGCCGCGTTCAACCTGGACCGTGCCCTGGGCTGA
- a CDS encoding response regulator, protein MGSARDERHAAVEAIDVLVVDDDFRVARVHRAYVERLDAFRVVGVPGTGEQALAAVEGLRPDLVLLDLYLPDVFGLDVIPRLRAAGHDCDVMVISAAREADAVRGAVRHGVVDYLLKPFDFEDLRGRLERYAVQRGRLRDTVVRGQADVDRVLAGAAGAAGPVAPVLPKGMSAETAGLIERTLREADGTLSATECAGLTGVSRVSARRYLEHFHTVGTVEVSLRYGVTGRPERRYRFLGMGMGMGGGRGAGVRASLGRRGGAGGAGVAGGEGRGAGGGAGGRRGPDSVVWG, encoded by the coding sequence GTGGGCAGCGCGCGGGACGAGCGGCACGCGGCCGTGGAGGCGATCGACGTGCTCGTGGTCGACGACGACTTCCGGGTGGCCCGGGTGCACCGCGCCTACGTGGAACGCCTCGACGCGTTCCGGGTCGTCGGTGTCCCCGGGACCGGTGAGCAGGCTCTCGCCGCGGTGGAGGGACTCCGTCCCGATCTGGTGCTGCTCGACCTCTACCTGCCCGACGTCTTCGGGCTGGACGTCATCCCCCGGCTGCGCGCCGCCGGGCACGACTGCGACGTGATGGTCATCAGCGCCGCCCGCGAGGCGGACGCGGTGCGCGGCGCGGTACGGCACGGGGTCGTCGACTATCTGCTCAAGCCCTTCGACTTCGAGGACCTGCGCGGGCGCCTGGAGCGCTACGCCGTGCAGCGCGGCCGGCTGCGCGACACGGTGGTGCGGGGGCAGGCGGACGTCGACCGGGTGCTGGCGGGGGCGGCAGGGGCGGCGGGGCCGGTGGCACCGGTGCTGCCCAAGGGCATGAGCGCGGAGACCGCGGGGCTGATCGAACGCACCCTGCGCGAGGCCGACGGCACCCTGTCAGCCACCGAGTGCGCCGGTCTCACCGGGGTCTCGCGGGTCAGTGCCCGACGGTATCTGGAGCACTTCCACACCGTGGGCACCGTGGAGGTGTCGCTGCGGTACGGGGTGACGGGGCGGCCGGAGCGGCGGTACCGGTTCCTGGGTATGGGCATGGGCATGGGCGGGGGACGGGGTGCCGGGGTTCGGGCTTCGCTCGGGCGGCGGGGCGGCGCGGGTGGCGCCGGCGTCGCGGGCGGCGAGGGGCGGGGTGCGGGTGGGGGCGCGGGTGGGAGGCGTGGCCCCGACTCCGTGGTGTGGGGCTGA
- a CDS encoding DUF6807 domain-containing protein, translating to MSMRVSHLHGEAVAVAVGGTEILRYVYRPDSEAFESRKPYAHPVRTLGGRTVTGYRPSDHRWHKGLQMTASHLSGQNFWGGNSYVHGRGYLPLPERVGSMRHDGFSAFEVGDGRLDLVEDLTWVENGGAEWAREARGLSVHSVDEAAGAWVLDWSIRLTNVREAALRFGSPTTAGREMAGYTGLQWRGPRDFTGGTVFGAAGSGAGDLMGAQGAWLAFTGEHDEVDAHSTVVFAHAPENLDEGRAIHPSHWFVRAEPVPSVAFSWAFFEEFGLAPGESFGYRYRIVVADGAWGRERVGEYLDGLSW from the coding sequence ATGAGCATGCGGGTCAGCCATCTGCACGGGGAGGCGGTGGCGGTCGCGGTGGGGGGCACGGAGATCCTGCGGTATGTCTACCGGCCCGATTCCGAGGCGTTCGAGTCGCGCAAGCCGTATGCGCATCCGGTGCGTACGCTGGGCGGGCGTACCGTGACCGGGTACCGGCCCAGTGATCACCGCTGGCACAAGGGGCTGCAGATGACGGCGAGTCATCTGTCGGGGCAGAACTTCTGGGGCGGCAACTCGTATGTGCACGGGCGTGGTTATCTGCCGCTGCCGGAGCGTGTCGGGTCGATGCGGCATGACGGGTTCTCCGCGTTCGAGGTGGGGGACGGCCGGCTCGACCTCGTCGAGGACCTCACGTGGGTCGAAAATGGCGGGGCGGAGTGGGCGCGGGAGGCACGCGGGCTGAGCGTTCACTCGGTGGACGAGGCGGCGGGGGCGTGGGTGCTGGACTGGTCGATCCGGCTCACCAATGTGCGGGAGGCGGCTCTGCGGTTCGGGTCTCCGACCACTGCGGGGCGGGAGATGGCCGGCTACACCGGGCTGCAGTGGCGCGGGCCGCGGGACTTCACCGGGGGGACGGTCTTCGGGGCCGCCGGCTCTGGGGCCGGGGATCTGATGGGGGCGCAGGGGGCGTGGCTGGCCTTCACGGGCGAGCACGACGAGGTGGACGCGCACTCGACGGTGGTGTTCGCGCATGCGCCGGAGAATCTTGACGAGGGGAGGGCAATTCATCCCTCGCACTGGTTCGTGCGGGCGGAGCCCGTTCCGTCGGTGGCGTTCTCGTGGGCGTTCTTCGAGGAGTTCGGGCTGGCGCCGGGGGAGTCGTTCGGGTACCGGTATCGGATCGTGGTGGCGGACGGGGCGTGGGGGCGGGAGCGGGTCGGGGAGTATCTGGACGGTTTGTCGTGGTGA